The DNA window TCACAATAAACATGTGAGGTTGTTACTGTTATACATGGAAGAGGTGAATTCGAGATTCCTCACAATAAACATGTGAGGTTGTTACTGTTATACATGGAAGAGGAAGGGAGATTATTCACTcatcaaaccaaaacaaatctCAGCCCTTAATTGTCATCACCCTATGAGATGATGCCACTTGTTATAATCTACCACTTAAGCTAGATACAAGTGAGAGCAGCCATATAGACTATAATCCAATGGCTCAGATttaaaatgaaaacaattaTTAAACAAAGCATTTGAATTGTTTCTTTGGCTCAAAGTTTCGACTAAAGGGTTACACACTAACACTCCCCTCTAACCCTTTAGTTTATTTAACTCTCAAAACCTCCCTTAGGTAGACAAATCAATCTTTAGGCAAAGCTTTAGTAAGAATGTCTGCAATTTGCTCCTTAGTCTTCCAATACACTAGTTCAATCTCTTTGGCTTGAATTGCTTCTCGgatgaaatgaaattttctGCTGATGTGTCTTGTCTTTTGATGATGAATATGATTCTTTGCCATAGCAATGGTTGATGTATTATCACACATAATATGAGTTCCCTTCAAttgttcttctccaaaatcttcaaGTACAAATCTCAGCCATTTTCCTTGAAAGGTAGCTTCTGTAGCACTTACATATTCTGTTTCTGCAATGGACAGTGCCATAGTGCTTTGGTTGATTGATGCCCATGAGAACACACCAGATCCTAGTGAAAATGCATACCCTGAAGTACTCCTCAGATCATCCTTACTTCCATCCCAATCACTATCATAGTAACTAATTATAGTAGTGGCCTTCCCTTTTTCAAAGACAATTCCAAAGTCAATTGTTCCTTGAATGTATCTCAACACCCTCTTTAATGTTTCCATGTGTTTCTTGGTGGGATTATGCATGAGCTTTGCTAATAAGCTGGCTACAAACATTACATCAGGTTTGGTTGCTATCAAATAAAGTAAACCCCCCATAAGCTGTCTGTATTCTCCCTCATTACCATCAACCTTACTCAATTTTTTATTCACTGCAAGTGGAGTGGCAACAGATTTGCAGTCTTTTAACCCAAACTTCTTAATCAGCTTCTGTGCATACTTCTTTTAGTGTATGAAaatgtttttcttattttgtagTACTCATATTCTAAGGAAATGGTATCTCATAATGTTTCATTATGTCATCTTTAAACTCTTCAAGCATTTGTGGACTGTTATCAATGTAtacaatatcatctacatataaggAGACAATAATGATACTTGAATCCTCCCTTGTTTTAACATACAAGGTTGCCTCACTTAAGCTTTTCTTGAAACCTACACTGTTGAAGTACGCATCAATCTCATCATACCAAGCCCTTAGTGCCTGCTTCAATCCATACAgtgccttgtgcagtttatACACCTTAGTTTCTTCATTCTCTTTCACAAAACCTTATGGTTGCTCAACATATACTTCTTCCTTCAACACTCCATTGAGAAATGCAAACTTCACATCCAGTTGATACAAACTTCATATCTTCTATGTAGTAAGGGCAATCAAGGTTCTTATGGTATCCAACCTTGCCACTGGGGAAAATGTCTCATTGTAATCAATTCTAGGCTTCTGTGAGTAACCTTTAGCCACCAATCTTACCTTATTTTTCTACACAGTACCATCTAGATTGAGTTTGGTCTTATAAACCCACTTGACACCAATGACTGGTTTATCAAATGGTCTCTCAACAAGCTGTtacgtattgttattttctATCATTTCTAACTCAACTTTCATTGCCTTTCTCTATAAGTCAACTTTAGCTGCATCTCATAACTTTCAGGTTCAATAATACACATATTGCACTAAGCCATGATTTCATTCACACCTCTCCACTTTTTAGGTGTATCATCATATACTTGAGATATGTCAGCCACACTTTCACTTTGAGAGGTAATGAATTACTCAGAATGAGAACTTTCACCACTTTCACATATCTTCTTAGCATTATGGTATTCAGTGACAACTAGAAATCTCACTTCAGTATTTATAGTGTAGTTCCAATCCCAGAAAGCATTCTCATCAAATGTGACATCTCTTGATAGAATGATCTTCCTTGAAATTGGATCAAATAATATGTAGCCCTTCTCATTAGCACCATAGCCAACAAAGATGCACTTATGACTATTTTCTTTCCACTTGTGTCTGAGATTAGAAGGGATATGCACATAGCAAAGTGAACCAAAGATCTTTAAGTGAGTTATCCCTGGTTTTATGCCATTATATGCCTCAAATGGTGTTGTTTTCTTCAAAGCTTTGGAAGGACATTTGTTGAATAAATAAATTGCAATGTTCACTACTTCTGCCCAAAGCACATATGGAAGATTCTTTTCATACAACATTTGACTTTGCCATTTCTACGACAGTTCTATTCTTCCTCTCTGACACTCCATTTTACTGAGGAGTGTAGGCCATGGTAAACTGTCTTTGGATTCTTAGATCACTGCAATACTTATCAAATTCTACAAAAATGAATTCTCCTTCTCTATCACTTCTAAGACATTTCACCTTATAACCACATTGTAACTCAATCATTGCCTTGAACTTTTTAAAACATTCAAGTGCATCATATTTATATCTCAAAAAATACACCCATGTCATTCTTGTGCAGTCATCTGTGAATAGCATAAAGTATTTGTTTCCAGAGTGAGATTCAACTTGCATTGGACCACAAATGTCTGTGTGGATAAATTCCAATGGATTATTAGCTCTCCAAGTTGATTCAGAGGGAAATGAGTCCCTGTGTTGTTTTCCCATCATGCAACCTTTACATACACTTATGGACACTTCCAAGTGGGGCAATCCATACCATCTCCTattcttcaagcaatttgaGACTTCTTTCATTCAAGTTTTCCAATCTCTTATGCCATATCTAAGAGCAATGTGTGACACTTGCTCGTGGTGCAAACTATTTTGCAGGCATCATTGTCAAGGGAAAACATCTATTATTAGTCATCTGTACTCTAACCACCAAGTTGTCAAGTGACCAACCATCAAAGATGTTCACTACATCTCCTCCAAACAGCAAGTAATACCTATGTTCCATCATTTGTCCAACACTAAGGAGATTTTCCTCAAGTCCAAGGACAAGCATCACTTCTTGTATATGTTTTCTTCCCATTTTGGATTCAATCACTAAAGTTCCATTTCCTGCCACCTGAACAATTTCTCTAGTTCCCATCTTCACTTTAGAAGTTAAATTTCTCTAAATATTGACCAACAGCCTATCATCACCTGTCATGTGGTTACTACAACCACTGTCAATATACCATGAGTTGTTTACTTTCACATCTCTCACTGCATTACAAGCATAGAATAGTGATCCTGTTTCACCCATTTGCCTTGCATAATTAGCCTTTTGCACTCCCTTATTCTCATGACAATCCTTCACAGCATGACTTGGTTTATCACACCTTGTACACTCTAGTTTTCCTTCATACCAACACTTTCCATAATGAAACCTATCACACCATTTACAATTTCCCTGAGTATTATTCTGCGTCGAAGTAAAATTAGGCATGTGATCCCAATTTATCTAAGCATTGTTTTGTCTATTAGCAAAGTTAAGCTTGTGATCCCAACCTTTTCCTCTTGGTTTCCAATTCTTTTGAAACTTCTTATTTCCAGAAGATCCTCCGCTTTTAAGACCCTTTGTTGCAACATTTAAGCTAGCGAATGCTCTCTCAGTATAGGTTTCAGTATGCAAATCAAGCCTCTACTCAAATCCCTTGAGTGAAGCAACAACTTCTTGTACCTTAAGAGTTTCAAGATCTCTAGAGTGCTCAATCACAGAACATATTGCATCATATGTTTTTGGAAGACTAATTAACAGTTTCTGCACAATTTTCTCCCTAGATAATTCTTGTTCATAGCTTCTCATTTGATTAGTGATATCAAATAATCTAGTGAGATACACAGATAAcgattcattttctttcatgcCAGTATATTCAAAATCTCTACATAACCCTTGCAATTTTACACTTTTTACTTGTTTGACTCCTCGGAATTCACTCTTCAAGACATCCGAAGCACTTTTGGACGTTTCTTCATTCACAATTCTGGGGGAAATTTAATCTAAGACATCTCCTTAGGTTATTCCAAGCGCACGAGCATCTCTCATCAAGGTCTCACTGAATGATGCGAactccatcattttcttcttcgtcTCATTGAGCACAGCCTTCATATCCTTCGGATCTAGAGGTTCAAACCCATTTTCAACCAACTCCCACAGACCATACGATTTCAATATAGTCATCACACAAATCCTCCAGAATTCATAATTTTCTCTATTGAAGACCGAAGCTCTAAGCTCAGTAGTACTTGAACCAGCCATGTTAGACTTTGGATTCAAGAAATCACAGCTTCCAGATTCGATTTGAGCTCAAAATGCAGCTCAATCGCATCCACCGATGTCACG is part of the Malus domestica chromosome 12, GDT2T_hap1 genome and encodes:
- the LOC139190084 gene encoding secreted RxLR effector protein 161-like, yielding METLKRVLRYIQGTIDFGIVFEKGKATTIISYYDSDWDGSKDDLRSTSGYAFSLGSGVFSWASINQSTMALSIAETEYVSATEATFQGKWLRFVLEDFGEEQLKGTHIMCDNTSTIAMAKNHIHHQKTRHISRKFHFIREAIQAKEIELVYWKTKEQIADILTKALPKD